In Treponema vincentii, a single window of DNA contains:
- the grdC gene encoding glycine/sarcosine/betaine reductase complex component C subunit beta: MKNAVIKGASYTLAYSPDLLKRNGSTQTAAIAKDPADPYIAAIPSHLRTFEQAVQYPPNQVYIGNKKPEDLPGIPEPWFKCTEKADRFGPFGEIATQKELYILMKYADVFELVYLTEEFTAEAATIIQNHPLMKDKAITLGEAHSKADIEKLVQSHTAEGLYDNDVLVGCVKQAHDTDPNLSAHTMLENLVTKGTGILTAWHLAELEGINAADIDYIIECSEEAAGDVNQRGGGNIAKSVGEKAGCVHATGCDIRGFCAAPVHALANAAALVRSGIFKTVMVVAGGSVPKLGMNGKDHVKKEMPLLEDMVGGFAVLITEDDGVNPIINTDVIGKHTISSGSSPQAVMTALIYDPLNAAGMKITDVEKFAAELQNHEITAPAGAGNVPEANTKMIAALAVMKGQLERAKIAEFVKQYGVEGFAPTQGHIPSGVPFIGHARRDMLAGKLRRAMIIGKGSLFLGRLTNLFDGLSLLIEANNGKGSSGAAGGAGEAEIKKIVADAMRDVAARILAEDGAK; this comes from the coding sequence ATGAAAAACGCAGTGATTAAAGGGGCAAGTTACACATTGGCATACAGCCCCGATCTGTTAAAACGGAACGGTTCAACTCAGACCGCAGCGATTGCGAAAGATCCTGCCGATCCCTATATTGCCGCAATCCCGTCTCATTTAAGAACCTTTGAGCAAGCTGTACAATATCCGCCTAATCAGGTGTATATCGGAAACAAGAAGCCGGAAGATTTGCCCGGTATCCCCGAGCCGTGGTTTAAGTGCACCGAAAAAGCCGACCGCTTTGGGCCGTTCGGTGAAATTGCAACGCAAAAAGAACTCTATATTTTGATGAAGTACGCCGACGTTTTTGAACTGGTATACTTAACCGAAGAATTTACTGCCGAAGCGGCAACGATTATTCAAAATCATCCGTTAATGAAGGATAAGGCGATTACGTTGGGAGAAGCCCATTCCAAGGCCGATATCGAAAAGTTGGTGCAATCGCACACGGCGGAAGGTTTATACGACAATGACGTGCTGGTCGGCTGTGTCAAACAAGCGCATGACACCGACCCGAACTTGAGCGCTCATACGATGCTCGAAAACCTTGTTACCAAGGGAACCGGCATCTTAACCGCATGGCACCTCGCGGAGCTTGAAGGCATCAATGCGGCGGACATCGATTATATTATCGAGTGTTCCGAGGAAGCTGCGGGCGATGTAAACCAGCGCGGAGGCGGCAACATCGCAAAATCCGTCGGCGAAAAAGCGGGATGCGTTCATGCAACCGGCTGTGATATCCGCGGTTTCTGTGCAGCGCCGGTACACGCATTGGCAAATGCCGCTGCGCTCGTGCGGTCGGGTATCTTTAAGACCGTGATGGTTGTCGCCGGCGGTTCCGTACCTAAGCTCGGTATGAACGGTAAAGATCATGTTAAAAAAGAGATGCCGCTCCTTGAGGATATGGTAGGCGGTTTCGCCGTTTTAATTACGGAAGACGACGGTGTAAACCCCATTATCAATACCGATGTTATCGGCAAACATACGATTTCTTCCGGTTCTTCTCCGCAGGCGGTTATGACAGCGCTTATCTACGATCCGCTGAACGCCGCAGGGATGAAGATTACCGATGTCGAAAAATTTGCTGCGGAGTTGCAGAATCATGAAATTACTGCTCCTGCAGGCGCCGGTAATGTGCCGGAAGCGAACACAAAGATGATCGCGGCGCTTGCGGTTATGAAAGGCCAGCTTGAACGAGCCAAAATCGCGGAATTTGTAAAGCAATACGGTGTGGAAGGGTTTGCGCCTACGCAGGGACATATTCCCTCCGGCGTTCCTTTTATCGGCCATGCACGGCGGGATATGCTTGCAGGTAAATTGCGCCGCGCAATGATTATCGGAAAAGGCAGCTTGTTCCTCGGCCGTTTGACCAACCTCTTTGACGGTTTAAGCCTTTTAATTGAGGCGAACAACGGTAAGGGAAGTTCCGGTGCTGCGGGCGGCGCCGGTGAAGCGGAAATTAAGAAGATTGTAGCCGATGCTATGCGCGATGTCGCTGCCCGTATCTTAGCGGAGGACGGAGCAAAATGA
- a CDS encoding cysteine hydrolase family protein, whose translation MNDVLAVIDMQNDFVSGSLGTKEAQAIVQNVVKKIETFKGHIVFTQDTHQSSYLQSQEGMFLPVQHCIKNTEGWELVAPIKKLITDQVYEKPTFGSLLLAESLKSLHERTPIRSITLIGLCTDICVVSNALLLKAFFPEIPIYVDAVCCAGTTPENHKAALQVMKMCQIIIENE comes from the coding sequence ATGAATGATGTGTTGGCTGTTATCGATATGCAAAATGATTTTGTCAGCGGGAGTTTGGGTACAAAGGAAGCGCAAGCGATTGTTCAAAATGTCGTAAAAAAGATTGAGACTTTTAAGGGGCACATTGTATTTACGCAAGATACGCACCAAAGTTCATATCTGCAATCTCAAGAAGGAATGTTTTTACCTGTTCAGCATTGCATAAAAAATACGGAGGGATGGGAACTTGTTGCTCCGATTAAAAAGCTCATAACCGATCAAGTCTATGAAAAGCCTACCTTCGGTTCGCTTTTGCTGGCGGAATCTTTAAAAAGTTTGCATGAAAGAACCCCAATCCGTTCTATTACGCTGATAGGATTGTGTACGGATATTTGTGTTGTGTCGAATGCGTTGTTGTTAAAAGCTTTTTTTCCCGAAATCCCCATTTATGTTGATGCTGTCTGTTGCGCGGGAACAACGCCCGAAAATCACAAGGCGGCGCTGCAGGTTATGAAGATGTGCCAAATTATTATCGAAAATGAATAA
- the grdD gene encoding glycine/sarcosine/betaine reductase complex component C subunit alpha — protein sequence MSSTKQQLADAFSLMAKGLETGAFAEAFPVGLTVPGSEHGEAELIRAAKLAAHANPGLDIVLIGGPRKPRGFRWYEAPTLEDAHHKMEELFKTGEIKAAVTMHYTFPLGVTTIGKVVTPGFGKEMFIASTTGASDADRYKAMLLNTFAGIAVAKANGVENPTVGLLNIDGVATIEKALLKLQKAGYPIRFTESHRADGGVRMRGNDLLQGTPDVMVCDTLTGNVLMKLFSSFLTGGSYEASGSGYGPCAGKDMTDVVAIVSRASGAPVIAAALAYSARSAQANLQALCRAEVQAAEKTGLQAILDSFGAAKEASAETVAVPPKKVVTEEIHGIDVIDIENACKTLWKENIYAEAGMGCTGPVILLAGEDAEKARKILTAANYI from the coding sequence ATGAGCAGTACAAAACAACAACTGGCCGATGCCTTCAGTCTGATGGCGAAGGGACTGGAAACCGGCGCCTTTGCGGAAGCCTTTCCGGTCGGCTTAACCGTCCCCGGCAGCGAGCACGGAGAAGCGGAGCTTATCCGCGCGGCAAAACTGGCAGCCCATGCCAATCCCGGATTGGATATTGTGCTGATCGGCGGCCCCCGAAAACCGAGGGGGTTCCGCTGGTATGAAGCGCCGACGCTGGAAGACGCACATCATAAAATGGAAGAATTGTTTAAAACGGGCGAAATAAAAGCCGCTGTAACAATGCACTATACTTTCCCGCTCGGCGTTACGACAATCGGAAAGGTAGTAACGCCCGGCTTCGGCAAAGAGATGTTTATTGCGTCCACTACCGGAGCCTCCGATGCCGACCGGTATAAGGCAATGCTGTTAAACACCTTTGCCGGAATTGCCGTTGCAAAAGCAAACGGTGTTGAAAACCCGACGGTCGGGCTTTTAAACATCGACGGCGTTGCGACGATTGAAAAAGCGCTGTTAAAGCTGCAAAAAGCGGGCTATCCGATACGCTTCACCGAATCGCACCGCGCCGACGGCGGGGTACGCATGCGCGGAAACGATTTGCTGCAAGGGACGCCCGATGTGATGGTCTGTGATACCTTAACCGGCAATGTGTTGATGAAGCTTTTCAGCTCCTTCTTAACAGGCGGTAGCTACGAAGCCTCCGGTTCCGGTTACGGTCCCTGCGCCGGTAAGGATATGACCGATGTTGTCGCGATTGTTTCCCGCGCATCGGGCGCCCCGGTTATCGCCGCAGCCTTGGCGTATTCCGCGCGCAGCGCGCAGGCAAACTTGCAAGCGCTGTGCCGTGCCGAGGTGCAAGCCGCCGAAAAAACAGGGCTGCAAGCCATACTCGACTCGTTCGGCGCCGCAAAAGAGGCAAGCGCGGAGACAGTCGCGGTGCCGCCTAAGAAGGTCGTTACGGAAGAAATCCACGGCATCGACGTTATCGACATAGAAAATGCCTGCAAGACGCTCTGGAAAGAGAACATCTATGCGGAAGCGGGCATGGGCTGTACCGGCCCCGTTATCCTGCTTGCCGGAGAAGACGCTGAAAAAGCGCGTAAGATTTTAACCGCAGCGAACTATATCTAA
- the nudC gene encoding NAD(+) diphosphatase has protein sequence MALIDCPDGADFEFGVLIQKKNIFILGNGQLPNGNEVSKALKKYNDSDILGLYGEKAYHTFAAALSPEAAGSKGFKQIPYRNLFITEPAEHAAIVARAALLLDWLHHTKYCSSCGSRLYLSTTETALECPQCRRIWYPVLAPCIIVLISKGEQILLARHVQHISDLYTCIAGFIEAGETAEEAVAREIREEVGLTVKNIRYRGSQGWPYPNQLMLAFRAEYVSGDITVQKEELSDAAWFTRDALPPIPLPGSAAYDLICGDWF, from the coding sequence ATGGCGCTTATAGATTGTCCCGATGGGGCTGATTTTGAATTCGGTGTTTTAATACAAAAGAAAAATATTTTTATTTTAGGAAATGGACAGTTGCCGAACGGTAACGAAGTATCTAAAGCTCTTAAAAAATATAATGATAGTGATATTCTCGGTCTTTACGGTGAAAAGGCATATCACACGTTTGCGGCAGCTTTGTCGCCCGAAGCGGCGGGGTCGAAAGGTTTTAAACAAATTCCGTACCGAAATCTATTTATAACGGAACCTGCTGAGCATGCCGCGATTGTTGCTCGCGCAGCGCTTTTACTCGATTGGCTGCATCATACAAAGTATTGTTCTTCTTGCGGTAGCCGCCTGTATTTGAGCACAACCGAAACGGCATTGGAATGCCCACAATGCCGCAGAATATGGTATCCGGTTCTTGCGCCGTGCATTATTGTACTTATCAGCAAGGGTGAACAAATTCTTTTAGCGCGGCATGTACAGCACATCTCCGACCTTTATACTTGTATTGCGGGTTTTATCGAAGCGGGAGAAACGGCGGAAGAGGCGGTTGCCCGCGAAATACGCGAAGAGGTTGGTTTAACGGTTAAGAATATCCGGTATCGCGGAAGCCAAGGCTGGCCGTATCCCAATCAGCTGATGCTTGCCTTCCGCGCCGAGTACGTTTCGGGGGATATTACCGTACAAAAGGAAGAGCTATCGGATGCTGCATGGTTTACACGCGACGCATTACCGCCGATACCGCTCCCCGGATCCGCCGCTTACGATCTTATCTGCGGCGACTGGTTTTAG